Within the Clostridia bacterium genome, the region AATTTATTCTTCAAAAAGGCAACAATTACCGTAAATTCGGCTAAAAAATTTTGATGAATAATGCTTTTAAAATTAGGAGTTTTGTGATAATATTATCTTTGCAATCCTAATAGTCGGGGTGTGGTGCAGTTGGTAGCACGCTTGGTTCGGGACCAAGAGGTCGTGAGTTCAAATCTCGCCACTCCGACCATTTTTTTTATATTTTTAAGAAGTTTTACATAATTTACATTGTATAAGATATTGACAAAGCTGCTAGTATCATTTACTCTTAAATCAATCAATTTTAATAGGTATAACAATGAAAGATACTTACAATATAAATTATTTTATAGATACAATAAATGAAGTTTTAAAAGAACCTCAAGTCCATAAGATGGACAATTTTTTTCATCACGGAAATATAACGACTCTTAGCCATTGTATATCAGTAGCATATTACAGCTATATTATGGCTATCAATTGTCCATTTAAAGTTAATGTAAGAAGTGTTATAATTGGTGCAATGCTGCATGATTTTTATCTTTATGATTGGCACGATAAGAACAAAGAAATTAACTGGCATGGCTTTAGACATCCAAAAATTGCATTAACCAATGCGCAAAAATATTTTAATCTTAATGAAATAGAAAAGGATATAATTTTAAGGCACATGTGGCCGCTTACAATAATACCGCCCAAATATTTGGAGTCTTTTATCGTAAGTGCGGCTGACAAAACTGTAACCGTAATGGAAACCTTTAAGTTATTTAACAAAAAATTTCTGATGGTTAACAAAAGATTGGC harbors:
- a CDS encoding HD domain-containing protein, which gives rise to MKDTYNINYFIDTINEVLKEPQVHKMDNFFHHGNITTLSHCISVAYYSYIMAINCPFKVNVRSVIIGAMLHDFYLYDWHDKNKEINWHGFRHPKIALTNAQKYFNLNEIEKDIILRHMWPLTIIPPKYLESFIVSAADKTVTVMETFKLFNKKFLMVNKRLALINSIDIT